TCTTGCATTTCCACCTCTTCATTTATGTGAAGCTCATCCCTGAAGGGGGTCCCTTTTGGAGTTAACCCAAAGGAATTTCCATCTCTGGACGGTGTCATACCAATCCTTGGGGTAACACCAGGGCCAGGGCTAGCCAGAGGTGTTGCCATGGGATTTGGAGTCTGCATCTCTTTCTTACGTGGTGTAACGCCAGAGAAATCTGATGGATGAAGCTCTGGGTTATCACCTCCTAAAAGAGgtgtttgtgattcccttagccgTGCAAGATTCTCTGCCTCCATCATAATAGCATCACCTTTCCCACCTGGCATTCGTTGCGGCGTTCGCAATGGTGTCATACCAAGCCTTGGAGTCTGGGAATAATTTGCAAGCAGTGTCCTAGTAGCAGTACTTCCTTCACCAAGCTCCTCGGCTAGAGCAGGATCGCCAGCATTGCCCATCTTAGCAATCTCCTCCAATTCAATATCAGAAATTTGGGGTGGTGGAAGCATTAGTTTGGACCTTCTTGTGACAGCTTCTGGGTCATTGAGTTTATTTGCTTGCATTATTGCGGCAGGGGCATCCTGCCTCTGCAGAATCTTGTTCTTGGCAATGTCTTGCTTTCTTAACTGAGCCTCTACATCCACTCGTCTCCTCCCTTCAAGCTCCTCGATTGTAGTTGGAAATTGCACATGCTCAAGTGGCCTGTCCTCACCCACCGTATCATAAAAGCCTGGAGGGGGTCTCTTTTCAAAAGGGATCTCAGCATTATAGTCAATTCCCTTTCTCTTCCTTTTCTTGTGCCGGTTGTCAATACCAGCTGCCTTCAGTTCTCTCCTTTTTTGCAGTGATGCAAGCCGCCTCGCCTCTTCAAGCTGTTTCTCTCTTGCCTTCCGTTTTGCCTTTTTACCCCTGGTGTTAGCCAAGCGAGCCCTTGCCTCAGAAAGCATTTCCTTTTCATCTTCGTCCATGTCAACAGGATCTGGACGTGCAGGTTTTGACTCGGGGTTTGGATCAATCTCCCCAGGTCGCAACTTTCTTGGGTCATCATTAGGCTCATAATTCTCATCCTTTGCACAGGCAGCATCGAGCAATTTTTCATAACGCTCGAGGCACTGGGATGGTGTTCGACCCACGATAGGTGCAATAGTCCTCCATTGAGTAGGCATGAGCTTAGCAAGATGGAGCAGCTTCTCATCCTCTTCCCTTGTCCACTCAGTCTAGAATCAATACACACGGGGTTAGTTACGTGATATAAACGACAAATATATTATTCCAAAGATAACTGAAAACAGAAAATGGGGCAGATCTATGTCATAATAGAGCAGATAACCAACTAAAAGAAGTATGCAGCATCATGACAGGTAAAGATTGACGGTGATTTTGGACAAGTCAATTCAATTAGCATGTAAATCACACAAACTAGAATACAGTTCAGTTAGGTTTACTTGGTTTTTATTAGACGCTTAAGTTCTAGAATTGGGTGACAGTGTTAATGAAGCATTAAACATCCAATTCAGAGTTCTCAACAAAGGTTTATGAACATCTGTTCTATAGCTCTTTTCTTTGTGGggaatctgctctatagctttaaCAAGCTAGGTTCATATTTCAATGATATCACAGAAAAGGCGTGAACAGCATAACATCATGCAAGGAATAAAATATTCATAACCAGAAAATAAGTAAATGAGGCCAACACGAAGATGACATTATGTGTTCATTATATTACTTTTTCTAACAAGAAGAATACACTGCGCAAAGACAATAACGTACATGTCACAATCAGTGCATAGGATTTTAGCATGGTATGGCAGGAAGAGAGAATAGTATAACCTCAAAACCAATGTGTAGGTTGTTAAATATGAGgcatttcaaaaacatgttgagcAATTTACAGGAAAATTGTACACTAGATAGTACAAACCAAATAGCATTCCCTCAAAACTGTATCCGGTGTAGCATCTCCAAGACGCCACATGATAATCACGGATCCTCTAATTTCTACTCACTGTACTATCACAATTACAGATCCTCTATGATAACCTGTGCATAACAGCATCCAATCGCTGAACAATCGCTAACAAAACACTAAGCTATCGCAAAATTTACGAGGGTTAGGGTCGCATTATTACCTTCTTGATGGAGGGGTCGAGCCACTCGTACCAGCGGGCCTTGCACTGCTTGGCGGACTTGCGGACGAGCAGCGAGGAGATGCGCGCCCACTGGTTCTTGCCGTACTTCATCACGGCCGCCTTGAGGATCTCGTCCTCGGTGTTCTTCCACACCCCGCCCTTGATCATGATCCTCATCTTGCCTCCCCCCTTGCCGCCTCGCTCGGCCTCCTAGATCTCTTCTCCTCCGCAGAGGGCCCCCGGGGTTCCGCTTCCGCCGCGCCCCCCGCCGGGCGTCTCCGGCGAGACCTCCTGGTCCCTCCTAGGGTTTGAGGGGGGCAGGTCTAGGGTTTGGTAGGTGGAGGAGGAGGGACGGCCGGACGGGGCGACGCCGACAAAGGGGTGTGCGGCGCTGcggggcgacggcgaggtgcggggTGCGGCGCTGCGGGGCGAAGGCGAGGTGCGGGGTGCGGCGGCTGGGAGCGAGGGCGAGGGCGGACCCGGCGGTGTGGGCGAAGGCGAGGGGGCGGAGACGGTGCGTGGTCGCTGCCGCGCCGGGGAGGGTCAGTGGCGGGCGGGCGGGCTGGGGTGGGAGGTCGATGCGCGCCGGCAAGGCCGCGAGGTGAGTGGCAGAGGACCGGGctcgggcgccggcgagcggcgatGCGGTGTTGTGGCGGCGTGGCGCACTGGTGGTGGcctgcggcggcggggaggggaggaggggtgAGATTGAACGGTTAGCAGGCCAAGTAGATGGGCTGGGCTGAGGCGGTGCGCGACTAGGTCGGTTTTCCGGTTAACCGACAACAAAAGAACAGACCTTCAACTCAATTCACTCAAAAAAAAAACCCCTTCAAGTCAGAAAACATTGAAAAACAGACCGACAATAAAATTCTGCTTTTCCTAAATAAAAAATACGTTACgagttttcttttttttaaatcaGATCTATATTATAAAGAGTCATCGAAAGTACAAAACACGTCAAACATAATAAAAAGTACATCAAGGTTCATGACCACCAAACAAGCATTGCCACCACCAGAACGAGCCGCTATCACCGGTCACATACCGGAGCCGGCCTATCACCGGTCACATACCGGAGCCGGCCTGACCTTGTTGATGACAGctgggaagtcttcgtgcacgtttCTCTAAGGACCAGCGTCCCAGAGCCGCAGTCATCACCGTTGAATCCTTAAATCAATCTGAAGAATTTGACATCAAATGTCACCGTTGTGTACGCGCAACGAGAAACCCTAGTCTCGCCGCCCCGAGAAGCTGGTAGGAATCTACGCCGGAGCTCCATCTAGTTCGTCCCAGAGGATGAACTTTGAGAAGGCTTCTCGACTAGAAGAAACCTAAATACAAATATATAGCCACTAAAAAAAGTAAATATAAGCTCTATGAACTTCTAAATCTAGGCCAATAGATATAGTATAATATTTCGTACATTCAATTTTTATACATATGAGCCGATCTCAGCTGAGTTTTACaccagatgatgatgatgaatcttTCTGAGTACAACATTACCCAGTTATCAAAGTGATACAAAACGATTAGTGAATACACATGCGATGTACCTTTTATTCTAACGTGGAGGATTCGTTAGTATTTATTGATTTATTGCTTAATTAGCTAGTTTTTTCTAATATGATACAAATCCAGAGCCATAGACATCTTTGTAGTCGACGGAAACGGCTGCTCTAACTGAACACAGATCAACGAAAGGTCTAAAAAAATACAGTAAAATGCGAGCATCAATTTCAATTTTAAGACCAGAACTCTGGTGGATCAGGGATAACACTGTCCTCCTAACTATCCAACCACACGTTGATTCATcctaattaatactccctctgtataaaaatataagagtgttttagATCACTAGAGCTTtgtagatcactactttagtgatctaagagcatctacaaccggacccctTATTTCTTTTCTAAACGTCTGAAACGTCCGCCCGGTCAGTGTCCGGTCAAAGGTTGACCTAATCGGATCCCTTACTTTGCCCTTAAACATCTTAATTGACCGGCCTACCTCAAACCCATCTCAAATATAGGGTCAATATGAGGCTGCCCGGTCACGCCCGCTCGGTCCCACCTGCAGCGACCCAGTACTTCTTTCTTTTGTCTCTCTCGCGGGAAGCGTACAACGACGCCAACAGGGGTGGTAGTGCCTCGCGACCGCGACGGGGTGGGCGTAGGCGGCCGCCTGCGGGGCGCTGGCGTGTGTGCTGGTCGCCGCAGTCGCTGCCGCGTTCTGGTCAATGCCGCCGCGTGCAGCCGGCGCGGGCGTGCGGGCTGGCATCATGGGCGGGCACGCGCGCTGCCTAGCACTGCAGGCGAGGGCAGGCGGGCGTGCTGGCTGCCGCCGCAGGAGCGGGCGAGCCGTCGTGGCGGCGTGTTGGCTGTGCCGATCGCCGTGCGCGCAGCCGCCGCGGGAGAGCGGGCGTGCAGACTGGCGTCGGGGGCACACAGGTGCGGGCTAGCTGACGCGGCCGTGCTGGTTGCCGTCGTAGGCGCGGGCGAGCCGTCGCGAGCGGAGTGTTGGCGGGCATCATGGGCGCGCGGTGCTGGTGCGGGCGGGCTGACCGCCGTGCGCGCAGCCGCCGCGGGCGAGCGAGCGTGCGGGCCGGCGTCGGGGGCAGGCGTGCGTGCGGGCTCACGTCAGGGGCTTGCGGGCGTGCTGCCTGGCGCTGCAGCCGCGTGCTGTCCGCCATTGGTAGCCTAGCTGGCCGTGCTGCCATCGTCATGTTGCTAGCCGAGCTGGCCGTGTTGTCGCCGTCGTGATACTAGCCCAGCTGGCCGTGGTGTCCGCGTGCGTGCGCTGAGACTACATGTTGTCAGTGTCGCGTGTTGCCGTCGCTGCCGATGTGTTCGATGAAATGACTGATTATAGGGAGGACAATTTGAGAGGCGTGGCTGTGAAAACAGGCAAATGAGGGTCAAAGCTGACGCGCCAGGTCCACGGACGTTTAGGGGTCCATGTTAGCAAGTTGCGGCTGTAGATGGTCTAAACGGTCTTATGTTTCTTTATGGAGAGAGTAGTTAATAGTCTTgaaatcatgtactccctccattcccgtatacaaggccacaaactcatattacaggtaccaagataaaattAAGTGACTTCTTTGAAGGTCAACTTTTTTTTTCGTTAACCGGGATCACTAATACATCACAAGCATGCAACGAATGAATGAGAAGGAAGTGGctgagtgtcattatgactacatgtatgtaagtattaaaaagttgctagtacgagaaaacatcattaatttttgcctcgattactgttggtggccttgtattgatgcaaaatgtatttttgatagtggccttgtataagggaatggagggagtagtatgtttTATGCTCACGCATTTGACAGCATGCATTTCTTTGTGTTGAAAAGGCATGTTAGGAATAGCAATAACCAAAAAGGTTAGGACGCGCTTTGCTGTGTCGTTGGTGTTATGAGATTATGAAGAAAAAAAATACTCATTTTGttttaaaatataaggtgtattacttttttCAAAAGTTCAACctctttaagtttgatcaaattggTAAAGAAATATATCTAATTCGTAATATCAAATTGGTGTTATTAGATTCATCGTTAGATGAATTTTCATAAAAAAACTGAATATtatggatgtcgatatttttggctCTAAATTTGAgcaaagttaaagaaatttgactttccTAAGAACTAATACCCCTTGTATTTTGGACCTCTTTAGCTTGGCGGATGGGGGAGACGATGGACTGTTTTTTTATAATGCGGTTATTTGGTGGGCCTTTCATGGTGTGATTTTATGTTATGCGCTAATCAACTCATATTTTCGTGGGTAAATTTCTGCGTCGGTGGCTACATGTATTATATTGGTGCTATAATATCATCACATGGTGGTGCTTCTTTTTTAGGTGGTAAGAGGGTGCACGGGGTTGATATGTTTTTCTAGTGGTTGGTattgattgatttgaaaaattatTGGCCAGATTAAAATCATAAACAAATTTCAAAATTGAATGTCCCAGTCGAATAAAAGAGCTTTAAAATTAGGAAATAtgatgaattaaaataattaaatgggagagctccttgagaaattattgacccggtcaaaatcagaTGACCAAGTTCTAAAATGAAGACCTCAATGAATTATGAGGacttaaaaattaggaagcatagtgtatAGTGTATAGTATAGAAGAATTGGATGAGAGCTTTCAGAAATTATTGACTTGGTCAAAATTGGATGACACAATTTTAATTGGACACCTCAATTGATTGTGAGGCCTTTTACCCCTAGAGAGCTTAGTGATATAGTAGATATAAAAAATGAAATCACGTAAcatgccaaagccaaaccagcatgATGCTGAATTGCTGATATGTAACCAGCGATCGTGGGCATGGTTTCTTCGTTCGCGACTATGCTTGGCAACTTTCAATTTGCAATGTGGTGTTCCGTTGGTGGCGGTACCGTTCTTAGGGAGCTCCACTTGTGGTGGTTGTTTCTCTTTTCCATCTCCCATTTGTAGTTGTTTATCGTTGCTCTTCCGGATACGATGTATGAATCACTCTGATCTCTGTCAGTGGTNNNNNNNNNNNNNNNNNNNNNNNNNNNNNNNNNNNNNNNNNNNNNNNNNNNNNNNNNNNNNNNNNNNNNNNNNNNNNNNNNNNNNNNNNNNNNNNNNNNNNNNNNNNNNNNNNNNNNNNNNNNNNNNNNNNNNNNNNNNNNNNNNNNNNNNNNNNNNNNNNNNNNNNNNNNNNNNNNNNNNNNNNNNNNNNNNNNNNNNNNNNNNNNNNNNNNNNNNNNNNNNNNNNNNNNNNNNNNNNNNNNNNNNNNNNNNNNNNNNNNNNNNNNNNNNNNNNNNNNNNNNNNNNNNNNNNNNNNNNNNNNNNNNNNNNNNNNNNNNNNNNNNNNNNNNNNNNNNNNNNNNNNNNNNNNNNNNNNNNNNNNNNNNNNNNNNNNNNNNNNNNNNNNNNNNNNNNNNNNNNNNNNNcacacacacacacaccaagctCCGAAGGAACTTTTTGGGAAGAACCTATATGAGAAACCATACTCATGTTTTGGTCTTGGCCCCCCAGCAGTTTCTACCAAGCTCCGCCACTGGGTGTGACGTCCTTCAATCTTTGGCGAGAGGGTAGTGGGCTAGTGACCAGGCGGAGGCGGGTGACTTGGTGATCATGCTTGCCCAACTGCGAGTGGCTCAGGGCTCGTTTTCCTTGGGTGGAGACCATTGCTTCCTCAATGTAAGTTGTATATGCCATTTTCTATTTCCTCGTAAGTTGTTGATTGATGTAATTCTGACTTGTTGATAACTCCGTTATTTTAAAGATGAGTTTGTCCTAGGCCTCTAATGTGGTGTACAATGACAGATGCTTAGAGAGGTGCTTAAAATAAATgaatcattttttcttttttgaatcacTAGTGCCCATTTATAGAGAAACGCCTAATTAACGTCTACCCTAGATATATAAGCACCGATGCTTACAAAAACATTGAtttttatttctctaagcacctcctaAGCGCCTTGCATCGTACGGGGAAGGACTAAAAAGTAAGTTTTGCCTCGTTTGTCCtaattttttactcattttcttgGAACAGGCCTCTGAAAATTATTGGTCGGTCAGGGAGAAGAAGTGCCACGGTAACGTGTTACGCGTCCGTGCTAACTTTTTTTGTTTTTGAGAATGCGTTCGTGCTAAAATCGATCATCGGAActgagcatctccagccgcgcccccaacaaggtccCCTAGGCGATTTTTTGgccgccggcgccgaaaaatcggcccagtcgggCCCCCAAAGGCccttttttcgccggctcgggccgaaattggcgccggcggacgcAGGCCGAACCCAGCGCGCGGGGGGCGCTTGGAGGCGCCGGCTGAATCGTTTTTGGCGGCAAAAATCGGTGGGCCCTCCTTGGCAGCGACTCGGCTGTTCTcgtcgcttcgtcgtcctcatcgcctcggtttccacggggaatcaatgccaaagctgccgcacgctgccgcgccggtcagcctccattgatgcctcacgggcggcgcagtgaaggtcgcccgccacgcgtacacacggcggcCACGCGGGCGCCGCCTATATAAGTCGCCCCCTCCCGCACCGGTGAGCCACGCACAGACCTCGCTCTCCACCGCCGAAGCCCCCGTTCCTCCCTCTCTTCTCGCCGTTTCCAGTTCACCCAATGGCTGAGCGCTACCcaggcgatggcgcggcggcgaacggcttcggccgccgctacCTTCACGAGGATGAAGCCCGGCTTCTCTATGAGGCCGAGTACctggtcccgccggacatgcgggtgcccggggcgtggaggataagcgccggcggggtcccggtgccaccgCCGCCCACCGGGGCGGCCAGGCGTGCGGAGATCGCCCGTATCCGTTCCTCTTTGCCGCAGGCGGCGAGAGAAGGGCCGAGGTACACCCCCGACAGCACGCTGTGAGAGCCGTACTTCCGTCGtcgccacgccgagcagctcgaggccaccaacggcatcGTGCCCTCCGGGAAGCACAACGCCGACGGGCgccgccgatggtggggcgtgcccggccgcacgctggaggccgtcctcgagtacattgAGGGCGGCAACATGCCGAGgctggagtaccccgctccccccaCCTTCTCCCGCCggcgtgggagctcgtggacgccgagacgcatggacccggcgtcctcctcctcgtccgaccgCTTGTccggctctccctcctcctccccgtcaagccggagccccaggacacgtcGATCAGCCGGCGCACCCGCAGCTGCGGTGTCCGCATCGCCGAGTCCCCCCCACCTCTGCCCGGCTCGTCAGGCCGAAGGTGGAGTCCGGCCTCCCTGCGGAGTACGAGGCCATAGCCCGGTccggcttctccgacgaggccgCCCTAAAGTGGACGCAGGACGACTACCTTCGCgatgagatggtccggcagcgccgagccctgcaggagatagccgcccgccagcgtgggcgcgaggacgagaacGGCatggtgatcctcgacagcgacgaggacgaggacgcccccGAACTGTCCAACCCGCCGCGCCTCGGCGACCCTGGGCAAGGGAGCAGCAGGTACGAACGTGGGGCCGGATTTTGTTTTTTAAAGAAAACCAAAATGCAACATGGGGCGGCGACTAGGAAGCATCACGTCCCTAACACGCGGTTTAGCGCCGGTTCgtcccaggcggcgattttacgcgCCCCTTTTGGGGCCAacgggctggagatgctctaacacacACAGACACAATTACACGAAcaaccggccggccggccggctgcgtTGACATCCTCTCTTCCGTTGTCTGTCGCCACGACCAGAATCCCATTCCCCTTCCCCTTCGCCCCCTCCACGTCTCTTCCCTTCCTTCCATTGTTAAACCTTTCCTCCACATCCATCAATCAATCTCCTGCTTCCTGGTGGTGGCAACCACGAACACCACCAGCGACATACATGCGGACGCCCttaactccaccaccaccacccaacccGCCATCTCTGCTCTGCACGCCATCGACTTCTGTCTCCCTctgcgacctccgtccaaccgccAACTGGTACGCTGCTCTGATTCCGTTTCCCTTTTCCATTCCACTGTTTGGTTCATCGGTTAGGAAATTCTCTTTGTTGGTGACCAATTTGAGCGACTCGCATCGCATGACGGCATGAGTGTTACGGAAGCGCGATCGATCGATTGATTAGAAGTTTAGAGCGCGCCTAATCTGAGCAGCTTGCGCAGTGCGCCATGGAGTGACGGGCGCTGCTAGCTGGGTGGCATGGAGCGCATCAGGTTCAGGAGCGTCGACGCCGGCGCCCGCACGTACCCGACCACGCTGCCGAGCCCGAGGATGCTCGACGCCGCCGCGACGGAGCCGCCGGGCTTCAGGAAGAGCATGAACCCGATCTATGCGGACGGgaccgcccgctccgcctccaccgcGACGGTCCCGGCCTCCCTCGACGCCCCCGACCCGGACGGCTCCATACGAAgccacgccgacgccgacgccgacgccgggagcgggaacagcaacaacaacagcgtGGCCGCGGTGCTCGTGCGGCGGCACACCGGCGGGGACGGGCGCTGGGAGGCCATCCGGGCGGCGGACGCGCGCGAGTCGCCGCTCAGCCTGGGCCACTTCCGGCTGCTCAAGCGGCTGGGGTACGGCGACATCGGCAGTGTGTACCTGGTGGAGCTCCGCGGCGCCGCGGGCGGGGGCGCGCTCTTCGCCATGAAGGTGATGGACAAGGGGTCCCTGGTGAGCCGGAACAAGCTGTCCCGCGCGCAGACGGAGCGCGAGATCCTCGGCCTGCTCGACCACCCCTTCCTCCCCACGCTCTACTCCCACTTCGAGACCGACAAGTTCTTCTGCCTCCTCATGGAGTTCTGCAGCGGCGGCAACCTGCACTCCCTCCGCCAGAAGCAGCCCAACAAGCACTTCACCGAGCACGCCGCCAGGTGACCAGACATGACCTGACCTAGTGTCTCTTCAAAGCCATCCATTTTGTCTTGGACGAGCTCTGTTTGTCACTGAGAAAGAATCTCCGCCATGATATGTGCAGGTTTTACGCGTCCGAGGTGCTGCTGGCGCTGGAGTACCTGCACATGCTGGGCGTGGTGTACCGGGACCTCAAGCCGGAGAACGTGCTGGTCAGGGAGGAAGGCCACATCATGCTCTCCGACTTCGACCTCTCGCTCCGCTGCGCCGTCAGCCCCACGCTCGTCCGCACCCCGTCCGGCCgcgtcggcgccgccgccggcctcgtccACGGCTGCAAGCTCCCGCGCATCctctcctccagcaaggccaagggcaagaaGAAGCTGGCGGCGGCCAAGGCCAACCAGCAAGAACTGGTGGTCGGCGACGGCAAGAAGCAGCCGTGGACGTCGCTCGAGTTCATGGCCGAGCCGACCGGCGCGCGCTCCATGTCCTTCGTCGGCACGCACGAGTACCTGGCGCCCGAGATCATCCGCGGCGACGGCCACGGCAGCGCCGTCGACTGGTGGACCTTCGGCGTCTTCCTCTACGAGCTGCTGCACGGCACCACGcccttcaagggctccggcaaccgCGCCACGCTCTTCAACGTCGTCGGCCAGCCGCTGCGCTTCCCGGACGCGCCCGGcgtcagcgccgccgccagggACCTCATCCGGGGCCTGCTGGCCAAGGAGCCGCAGAAGCGGCTCGCGTACCGCCGCGGCGCCGCCGAGATCAAGCAGCACCCATTCTTCGAGGGCGTCAACTGGGCGCTCGTCAGGAGCGCCGCGCCGCCCTACATCCCCGACGCCGTGGACTGCTGCCCCGCCCCCGTgcgcctccccagcgacgccccgtCGCAGGGCGGCACGCCGAGGAGCGCCGCCGGTGGGAAGGCCGGCTCACCTCATGCTGATCCGTCGTCGTACGTCGATTTCGAGTACTTCTAGGAAGCAATCTTCTGCTAGGTCTCGCTTCACCACACAACACACACGTGCCCGAGATAGCCCCATCTCTGTCCATGTTATTTTGTTCATCAAATATTTCTAGCAAAGCCTTCGTATGTTGCAGAGTGCAGATCCATTGTTGCACTGTAGGGCTGaagtttcttttcttcttctttctaaaTCACCGGGgaagatccatatatatatattggTCAAAAGTGTTATGGAGTATGAGGGGCTAGAAAATTTCGGACCTCCCTCCCGACCCCGTCCTAGCCTCCCTGGGAGGCAGCCGGGGCGGCGCGCGACCTCCCTCCCttcggcccccttcctcctcccaATTTCCCTGCGGGCGCCCCCGGATCTGGCACAGGTGGTGTCTACGGCGGTGGGACCTTATGTACCCCCGCGCGCGGCTCTCCTTCCCGGAGcaggggcggcggtggtgaggctcGGCTTGGCGGCGGCCCGGCGACCTGGAGCCGGTGGCCAGCGGTGGGCGAGGTGGCCGCGATGCTCCTTGGCGGTGGGTCAGATTGGTGGCGCGGGGTGGCCGGCAGCGCGCCCGTATCCGGATCTAGGCCCTAGCGGGCCGGCTCCGGCGCGGCATCGACGCCTGGTGCGCGGTGAGGAGGAGCAAGTCGGACAGGGGGGTCGACGCCGCCCGCGTGCCTTGTGCAGCGCGAGGCGGGAACTTTACGGGCATCTCAGGACCCGACCGGGTCTGTGGGCCCATGGGCCTGGTATGCTCCTGCTGTTGCATCCGATCGGTTACCGTCGTTGACGGTGGAGGTTGGGCCCACCCGCATGCCAATGGTGCTGCtggccctagtcccggctcctcttcttcgTTGTGCAGGCCCCACTCCGCGGTGctgtggtgagacggcgtgggaaGCTTCAAACCCgcgttggcgcagggtggtggaTGGTATGGTGGCGTGCTCTGGAGCGCTCGGGGTGAAGGttgggatcaggagaaatccttgtCGGCATGGCCGACACTGACGCAGTGGTGCCTGAGGGTGCCGCCGGACCATCCTCGAGGGCGTCGGGTGCTACCCTTCCTTTCTCCTCGCCGCGTACcagggaaacccttggcagcagcgtcgtcatctcgtgtccttcttggaggtgttgattggtacggGCGCTTCGAAGTCTAGGAGCTTGGTGGGAGATCTCCGATG
This window of the Triticum aestivum cultivar Chinese Spring chromosome 5D, IWGSC CS RefSeq v2.1, whole genome shotgun sequence genome carries:
- the LOC123125815 gene encoding serine/threonine-protein kinase AGC1-5, with the translated sequence MERIRFRSVDAGARTYPTTLPSPRMLDAAATEPPGFRKSMNPIYADGTARSASTATVPASLDAPDPDGSIRSHADADADAGSGNSNNNSVAAVLVRRHTGGDGRWEAIRAADARESPLSLGHFRLLKRLGYGDIGSVYLVELRGAAGGGALFAMKVMDKGSLVSRNKLSRAQTEREILGLLDHPFLPTLYSHFETDKFFCLLMEFCSGGNLHSLRQKQPNKHFTEHAARFYASEVLLALEYLHMLGVVYRDLKPENVLVREEGHIMLSDFDLSLRCAVSPTLVRTPSGRVGAAAGLVHGCKLPRILSSSKAKGKKKLAAAKANQQELVVGDGKKQPWTSLEFMAEPTGARSMSFVGTHEYLAPEIIRGDGHGSAVDWWTFGVFLYELLHGTTPFKGSGNRATLFNVVGQPLRFPDAPGVSAAARDLIRGLLAKEPQKRLAYRRGAAEIKQHPFFEGVNWALVRSAAPPYIPDAVDCCPAPVRLPSDAPSQGGTPRSAAGGKAGSPHADPSSYVDFEYF